The genomic region TTTTATGGCCGGAAAGCATCGCGCCATTCGATATTGCTATTGTTGCGATGAACTACGACAAATCCGAAGCGGTACGTACAGAATGCGATCGCCTATATGCAGAACTAAAAGCTAAAGGCTTGGACGTATTGCTAGACGACCGCAAAGAACGCCCAGGGGTTAAATTTGCAGATTGCGAACTTCTAGGTATTCCGCATCGTTTAGTTGTGGGTGATAAAGGCCTAGAAAAGGGCACACTAGAATATAAATATCGCAAAGCAGGTGAAAACGAAGACATCGCTATCGCTGATGCAGTCGAGTTTATTCTAAGCAAAAAGTAAAATCGTCAAGCCTAACGGAAGTTACCACTTCCGTTAGGCTTTTTCATGCGAACAACGACCAGGAAAGTAGACATGACAACTATTTACCACAACCCTCGCTGCTCAAAATCTCGCCAAACCTTACAGCTTTTAGAAGAGCACAACATCCAGCCTGATATTCGCTTATATTTGCAAGACAATCCTAGCATCGAAGAAATAAAAACATTGCTTGCACAGCTATCCGTAACACCACTGGAACTCATGCGCACAAAAGAAGCCACCTACAAAGAACTTGGTTTAAACAAAGATTCTACAGATGAAGAGCGCTTGCAAGCCATGCATGCAAACCCAAGCCTAATTGAGCGCCCTATCGTCATACACAACAATAAAGCAAAGATTGGTCGCCCGCCGGAAGATGTCTTAGCCTTATTCAAATGAATGAGAGCCACAAAACAGGAAGCACTGAATGACTCAATCAGCTTACGTATTAGTTTTGTTTTATAGTCGCCACGGCTCAGTTTCAACGATGGCGAAGCATATAGCCCGTGGCATCAACAAAGTGAGCGGCATGGAGGCAAAAATTCGCCAAGTGCCAGAAGTGTCCGACACAACAAAAGTCGCCGCACCTGCACTACCGGATGATGGCGCCCCTTATTGCACCCTAGAAGAGTTGGCAGACTGCTCAGGGCTTGCTATAGGCTCACCATCCTATTTTGGTAGCATGGCTGCGCCTCTAAAGCACTTCATCGATCAAACATCCACACTCTGGTTGACTGGTCAACTGATCGACAAACCCGCTTGTGGTTTCACCAGCGCTAGCACCATGCATGGTGGCCAAGAACAGTGCATCTATAGCATGATGACACCATTAATTCATCACGGCATGGTCTGGCTTGGATTGCCGTATAAAAATAAAGAACTCATCAGCACACAGGCTGGCGGAACACCTTATGGTGCAAGCCACCTAGCGGACAACACGCATGAGACCGCACTAACAGATGACGAAAAAGCCCTATGCGAAGCACAGGGTAAACGCCTTGCCGAAATAGCCCTAAAGCTAAAAAAATAAGCTTTACCAAGCATCACTCAAAACAAACCAGACAAAACCAAAAAGCCGCAACATAAACATTATGCTGCGGCTTTTTATCAACTTTCTATTGACCGCTGCCCTGTAATTATCAAAGCGCTGCCAACCTCAATCTGAGATTAATGCCTCGGCAACTCAACGTCTTTAAACAGCGCCTCAACATCTTGTCGATTACCCGCCTCCATTGCCGCCATAACAACATCTTTGGTTAAATGAGGCGCAAAAGATTCAATAAATTTATACATGTAGCCACGAATAAATGTATTACTGCGAATACCGATTTTTGTACAGCTATCCGCAAACAAGTGCGATGCATCAAGGGCAACCAAATCGGCATCCTGCATTTCATCATGCGCCATTGAAGCAACAATACCAACACCGAGCCCCAATCGAACGTAAGTCTTAATGACATCAGAATCAGCCGCAGTGAAAACAACATTTGGCTGCAATTCAGCATCTTGAAATGCCTGATCCAATTGAGATCGACCTGTAAAGCCAAACACATAAGTGACTATAGGGTATTCAGCCAATGCTTGCAGAGTGAGTTTTTTCACTTGTGCCAATGGATGGTCTTTTGGCACAACCACTGAGCGGTTCCACGTATAACAAGGCAACATCACCAAATTACCAAACAACTCCAACGCTTCTGTGGCAATAGCAAAATCCACCACACCGTCGTTTGCCATTTCCGCAATTTGCATGGGTGTTCCTTGGTGCATATGCAAACTCACTTCAGGATAACCCTCAATAAATTGATTAATCACTTTAGGCAAAGCATATCGAGCTTGTGTATGCGTCGTTGCTATATCCAGCGACCCCTTACGCTCATCACTAAATTCCTTCGCCACACGCTTAATATTTTGCGTCTGGCTCAGCACCTCACCTGCTAAAGCAATGATTTTCTCACCCGCAGGCGTCACATGCGTTAAATGCTTCCCGCTTCTCGCGAAAACCTCAACACCAAGCTCATCTTCCAAAAGACGAATCTGCTTACTAACGCCTGGTTGTGACGTATACAAACTTTGCGCAGTGGCCGACACGTTTAAGTCATGACGTGCCACTTCCCATATATACCTAAGCTGCTGTAATTTCATCGTCGGCCTTATTCGAAAAAGAGTTAAAAACATAATAAAATATTACTTTATAGAATAGTAAAAAACCTCTAGTGTTGCCAGCTTAAATAACTTCAATATGGCTTTCTGATGGATTTTCTTTGGTACATTTGTGCTGGTGCAGCGGTTGGTTTGGCCGTGGGCATCACAGGCGTTGGTGGTGGCTCACTAATGACTCCACTTTTATTAATGTTTGGCTTCCCTCCTCACATCGCTATCGGCACTGACCTTATGTACGCAGGCATTGCAAAAAGTACCGGCGTTGTTATGCATGCTAAACGTGGCAATGTAAATTGGAAAATAGTTTTCGCCATGGCTGCAGGTAGCATTCCCGCTTCTCTTATAACCGTTTGGGCATTGTCACAATTTGAAAAGCCCGATCATTATCAAGAAATCTTAACCAGCACATTAGGCATAATGCTTGTTCTCACCGCTATAGTTATACTATTCAGAGCGAAATTGACCAAGGCAATAAGCTTCGATATATCCGAAAATCAAAGCACTAGAATTATTTTTTTATGTGGATTTATTTTAGGAACATTAGTTACCCTTACTTCCGTCGGCGCTGGCGCATTAGGAACGGCCATCATGATGATATTATTTCCAGCCATGAGAGCAAAAAACATTGTAGGTACGGATCTGGCTCATGCCGTCCCCCTTACGCTCGTTGCAGGCACAGGGCACATCTTCTTAGGCAACGTTGACTATTCATTACTCGCCGCCCTATTGATTGGCTCGATCCCAACAATCTATGTTGGTACTCGCATCGCAACCCATGTACCCAATCATGTTTTACAACCGATACTAGCAACCGCTTTACTCTCATTCGGCGTGAAGTATCTTTTCTTCTAAAAAATCGAAAAATCACAGTTAAGCGGTTCATTCAAAGAGAAAAACACGATATTGTAAACAGCTATAACTAAAAGCAAAAAAGCAGGAAACCCCGCAATGAGTAACAAACGTCTTGAAGACTTAAATATTGCCTCCTTTACCTCTCTGGTAACGCCGAGTCAATTAAAGAAAGAGCTGCCAGTTAGCGAAAATGTTAGCAGCCATATAGCGGAGTCCCGCGATATTATAAAAAACATCATGGATGGCAAAGATCACCGCCTAGCTATCGTAATTGGGCCATGCTCAATACATGATCCAAAAGCCGCATTAGATTATGCAACACGCCTAAAAGCGCTTGCTGAAAAATTAGATGACACCTTATATATCATTATGCGCGCATACTTTGAAAAACCACGCACAACCGTGGGCTGGAAAGGTCTTATTAACGACCCAAATCTAGATGGCTCTTTTGATATAAATAAAGGCCTGCGTATAGGCAGAAAACTTCTGATTGATCTTGCTGAGCTAGGCCTACCACTAGCAACCGAAGCACTGGACCCGATTTCACCGCAGTATATCCAAGACTTGATTAGCTGGTCAGCTATTGGTGCACGCACAACCGAGTCACAAACACACCGTGAAATGGCATCAGGCCTATCTGGACCAGTTGGCTTTAAAAATGGTACAGACGGCGGGTTAACGGTTGCTATCAACGCCATGCAATCTGTCTCTCATCCACATTCTTTCTTAGGAATTAATGAAGAAGGTCAGGTTACCGTTGTAAACACCAAAGGCAACGATTATGGTCATGTCGTTCTACGTGGCGGTGGTGGAAAACCAAACTACGAAGCGGAATTTGTTGCCGAAGCTGAACAAGAGCTAACAAAAGCCAAGCTTAAAATGAACATCATGGTAGATACCTCCCATGAAAACTCCAGCAAGAAACCTGAACGCCAAATTACCGTTTCTGAAAATGCGACTCAACAAATCCTTGATGGCAACCAATCTATTATGGGTCTGATGATTGAAAGCAATATTGGCTGGGGCAACCAAAAAGTACCCGCCAACTTAAGTGATCTAGAATACGGCGTATCTATTACGGATGCTTGTATTGACTGGGAAACGACAGAAAAAGCGTTGACAGAAATGGCCAACAGCTTGCGTGCCGTACTTCCAAAACGCCAGCGTGTATAAATAGTTCTTTATTAAACAAGAAACTATATAAAAAAAGGGGGAGTCGCAATTTAGCGACTCCCCCTTTTTTCATACAAAAACTTCTTACAAGACAAACCTACATAAAAGCGTTGTCTGTCACAGTATGATCTGTTGAATCTTTCACACCAGTAAGCGCAGGAACTTTTTCAATCAACGTTTTTTCCACACCTTCTTTAAGAGTCAAATCAACAGCGCTACAGCCTTGGCAACCACCGCCAAACTTCAGCACAGCGATTTGCCCATCAATTACTTCAAGCAAGCTAACTTCACCACCATGAGCGGCTAAGCCAGGGTTGATGTCAGAATACAAAACATAATTGATTTGATCTTCAATTGAACTATCAGCCGTGACTTTCGGCATTTTTGCATTAGGCGCTTTAATGGTCAGCTGGCCGCCCATTTTTTCGGTAGCGTAATCAACAAAAGCCTCATCTAAAAAGTTTACTGACATTTTTTCAATGTAAACTTTTAATTTTGGGAGATTCAAAATCTCATCTGTCTCATTTACCTCGTCTGGACGACAATAAGCAAGACAAGTTTCAGCATAGGGCGTACCTGGCTGCTGGATAAAAATTCGCACAGCAATACCTTCTACACCTTGTTTTTCTAGCAAAGAAGAAAGATATTCTTGGGCACCATCAGTAATTGTAATATTCATAATAACCCTTTCAAAATCTACACAACGATTAATGGTGTTTATATTACAGCAGATGACGAACAAAGCCAAAGACCAAGTAAAAAAGTAGGGTATTTTTCCTCTTTCTTTTGCTGCTTTTAAGATTAAATAAATTCCGAATAAGCCTTATTATGAAAACCACTAAAGATATAGGTAAATATTCATTTTTAGAATAAAGGATATTTGCTAACATGGCTCAACTAAAATTTCTTAACCACGGTTCATTTCACTATGTATCAATATGACGCCATTGACCAACAGCTTGTTGAAGAGCGTGTAGCACAATTTCGCGATCAAACACGCCGCTATTTAAATCAAGAATTGAGCGAACAAGAATTTCTACCATTGCGCCTCCAAAACGGCCTTTACGTACAACGCTACGCACCAATGTTGCGAATTGCGATCCCATACGGAATGCTTTCTAGCGCTCAATTGCGCAAACTTGCCGACATCAGCTGCCGTTATGACAGATCATACGGACACTTCAGCACTCGCCAGAATCTACAATTGAATTGGCCTAAAATAGAAGATGTGCCAGATATTTTGGCAGAACTCGCGGAAGTTCAAATGCACGCGGTTCAAACAAGCGGCAATTGTATTCGCAATACGACAACCGACCAGTACGCTGGCGTTATATCAGACGAGACAGTCGATCCGCGCCCATACTGTGAACTGATTCGCCAATGGTCCACTTTCCATCCTGAGTTTGCATTCTTGCCACGCAAATTTAAGATTGCGGTTAATGCCACCGAGTCTTCTGACCGTGCTGCGACCCAAGTACACGATATTGGCTTGCACATCAAAAAGAACGAAGCTGGCGAAATTGGTTTTAAAGTCATTGTTGGTGGTGGTCTAGGCCGTACCCCAATGGTGGGCGTAACCATTAGCGAATTCATTCCACGAGTAGACCTACTTACCTACTTAGATGCGATTATTCGCGTGTACAACCAGCAAGGTCGTCGCGACAATAAATACAAAGCTCGAATTAAAATACTGGTTAAAGCACTGGGTATAGAAGAGTTTCGTAGCCGAGTTGACGCGGAATGGGCTCACTTGAAAGGCAAAGAAAGCACAGTTCCAATGAGTGAATTCGAACGTTTACAAGGCTTCTTTAGCGAACCTAATTATGACGCGTTAGAAAACAACCCAGCGAACTTAACTAGCAAGCTAGCTGAAAGTGCAGGATTTGCTCGCTGGTTTGAACGTAACACGTTCGAGCACAAAAAAGCGGGCTACCGCATTGTAACGCTAACACTTAAAAAAGCCGGTCAAGCACCTGGCGACGCTACTGCTGAACAAATGCATAAAGCCGCTAACCTAGCCGACCAATTTAGTTTTGGCGAATTACGAGTAAGCCACGAACAAAATCTAGTACTTGCTGATGTTCGTCAAGAGGAACTAGTTAATTTATGGGAAGCTGCAAAAGAAGCGGGCTTTGCCACACCAACTCTTGGCTTATTGACTGACATGATTTGCTGCCCTGGTGGAGATTTCTGTGCGTTAGCTAACGCAAAATCCATTCCGATTGCCGCACAAATTCAAGAAACATTTAATGATCTTGACTACCTCTATGACCTTGGAAATATTGATTTAAATATTTCAGGCTGCATGAACGCGTGCGGTCATCACCATGTTGGTAATATCGGTATTCTAGGTGTAGACAAAAAAGGAGAAGAGTTCTATCAAATCTCTATCGGTGGCGCCTCAGGCCACGATGCGAGCATTGGTAAGATTCTCGGCCCATCATTTGCTCAAGAAGAAATCAGCAGCGTTATTCAAAAGCTGATGGATGTTTATGTTGCGAATCGTACAGAAGAAGAACGTTTTATAGACACTTACCGCCGCGTTGGCATCACACCATTTAAAGAGGCCGCTTATGCCAAAGCTAATTAAAAACGGCGAAATAGTCGACAATACTTATAACTGGCTACAAGATGCTGAACAAACCGTTACGCAAGACAGTATTGTGGCAGCCCAAAAATGGTTATCCGAAAAAGAGACCATTGGCAATGTTGCTGGTATTTGGCTTGAAGCTGGTGATGGCGTTGAGTTCCTGCAAGATGTGGACTTAAGTCAGTTTGATGTTATTGGTGTGCATTTTCCAGCTTTCACTGATGGCAGAGGTTTTTCCTACGCTCGCCTATTAAGAGAAAGATTAAATTACCAAGGCGAAATACGAGCACTTGGTCACTTTATTCCAGACCAATTAGGCTATCTTTTGCGCGTTGGATTCAACAGTTTCCAATTCAGCGAGGAAGTCGATCTAGAAAAAGCGCTAGACTTACACAAGCCTTTCTCAATCGCTTACCAAGGTGACGTAGCAGACCCTAGACCTCTATTCTTGCGTCGCTAAACAAAACATTTTCAATAAACTAACAAGAAAAGGCCATTACGATGGCCTTTTCTATTGCGTATTGGACGTCTCATGATTATCGTACTAAACAGATAAAGTGATTGATTGTTAAAGGAACTAAACGTGTCTAAAAAACGCATTACAGGCCTAATTGTTGGCGCACTACTTTCTGCCACTGCGCATTCTGCGACAGTGTACATTTCTGACATCCAATTTGTCGCCATCCGAGAAGGACTCGATAACAGCACTAGAGCAGTAGAAAGAGGCTTAAAAAGCGGAACTCCGGTTGAAGTTTTAGAGCAAAATGATGGCTATACTAAAGTTCGCACTCCTAGTGGTAACGAAGGCTGGGTTGCAGATTATTTCCTCAGTGAAGACATGGTAACAAGAGATCAGTTAGAGGTATTGCAAACTCGCCTTAGTAGAAATACAGAGAGCAGAACGGAACTTGCAAACACCTTAAAGGTTAGCCAGCAAAAAATTCAAGAATTAAACGAAACAAATTCCAACCTTCAAGGCGAAAATGACTCACTAAAGCAGCAGCTTCAGGATGCGGCAGAGTTATCAGAAAAAGCACAAGCCATCGTCTCTCAAAATAAGGATGTCAGTTATCAGATAGCAACTCTTAAACAACAAGCAAGCACAGCTATCGCGCAAGCAGAAAAACTGCAAGACACCACAGAGCAAAAATGGTTTATGATCGGAGGAGCTACCCTTTTTGGCGGCTTATTACTTGGCATACTACTACCCATGTTACGGCGCAAAAAGAGCAGCACAGGTTCTTGGTCTTAAGTCGAGGGCTTCGATTAACATGAGTTTGTAAATGTATAAAGGATAATTAATGGAAGCATCGATAGTACACTCCTTCTTTTTAATATTTGCAGGAGCCGCTGTCGTTGCCTCCATAGCTTTATACACTAAGCAACCAATGATTATCGCCTATATTGCCCTTGGTGTATTATTTGGCCCTTCCGCTCTATCTCTAATCAATGAACCCAAACTAATGGATGAGATGAGCCACATAGGTATCATCTTCTTACTTTTCTTGCTTGGCTTAGACATGCAGCCAAGTCATTTAATAAACATGCTCAAAAAAGCCTC from Marinomonas rhizomae harbors:
- a CDS encoding TIGR04211 family SH3 domain-containing protein, which gives rise to MSKKRITGLIVGALLSATAHSATVYISDIQFVAIREGLDNSTRAVERGLKSGTPVEVLEQNDGYTKVRTPSGNEGWVADYFLSEDMVTRDQLEVLQTRLSRNTESRTELANTLKVSQQKIQELNETNSNLQGENDSLKQQLQDAAELSEKAQAIVSQNKDVSYQIATLKQQASTAIAQAEKLQDTTEQKWFMIGGATLFGGLLLGILLPMLRRKKSSTGSWS
- a CDS encoding nitrite/sulfite reductase, which codes for MYQYDAIDQQLVEERVAQFRDQTRRYLNQELSEQEFLPLRLQNGLYVQRYAPMLRIAIPYGMLSSAQLRKLADISCRYDRSYGHFSTRQNLQLNWPKIEDVPDILAELAEVQMHAVQTSGNCIRNTTTDQYAGVISDETVDPRPYCELIRQWSTFHPEFAFLPRKFKIAVNATESSDRAATQVHDIGLHIKKNEAGEIGFKVIVGGGLGRTPMVGVTISEFIPRVDLLTYLDAIIRVYNQQGRRDNKYKARIKILVKALGIEEFRSRVDAEWAHLKGKESTVPMSEFERLQGFFSEPNYDALENNPANLTSKLAESAGFARWFERNTFEHKKAGYRIVTLTLKKAGQAPGDATAEQMHKAANLADQFSFGELRVSHEQNLVLADVRQEELVNLWEAAKEAGFATPTLGLLTDMICCPGGDFCALANAKSIPIAAQIQETFNDLDYLYDLGNIDLNISGCMNACGHHHVGNIGILGVDKKGEEFYQISIGGASGHDASIGKILGPSFAQEEISSVIQKLMDVYVANRTEEERFIDTYRRVGITPFKEAAYAKAN
- a CDS encoding sulfite exporter TauE/SafE family protein: MDFLWYICAGAAVGLAVGITGVGGGSLMTPLLLMFGFPPHIAIGTDLMYAGIAKSTGVVMHAKRGNVNWKIVFAMAAGSIPASLITVWALSQFEKPDHYQEILTSTLGIMLVLTAIVILFRAKLTKAISFDISENQSTRIIFLCGFILGTLVTLTSVGAGALGTAIMMILFPAMRAKNIVGTDLAHAVPLTLVAGTGHIFLGNVDYSLLAALLIGSIPTIYVGTRIATHVPNHVLQPILATALLSFGVKYLFF
- the cysB gene encoding HTH-type transcriptional regulator CysB, translated to MKLQQLRYIWEVARHDLNVSATAQSLYTSQPGVSKQIRLLEDELGVEVFARSGKHLTHVTPAGEKIIALAGEVLSQTQNIKRVAKEFSDERKGSLDIATTHTQARYALPKVINQFIEGYPEVSLHMHQGTPMQIAEMANDGVVDFAIATEALELFGNLVMLPCYTWNRSVVVPKDHPLAQVKKLTLQALAEYPIVTYVFGFTGRSQLDQAFQDAELQPNVVFTAADSDVIKTYVRLGLGVGIVASMAHDEMQDADLVALDASHLFADSCTKIGIRSNTFIRGYMYKFIESFAPHLTKDVVMAAMEAGNRQDVEALFKDVELPRH
- a CDS encoding DUF934 domain-containing protein, producing MPKLIKNGEIVDNTYNWLQDAEQTVTQDSIVAAQKWLSEKETIGNVAGIWLEAGDGVEFLQDVDLSQFDVIGVHFPAFTDGRGFSYARLLRERLNYQGEIRALGHFIPDQLGYLLRVGFNSFQFSEEVDLEKALDLHKPFSIAYQGDVADPRPLFLRR
- the arsC gene encoding arsenate reductase (glutaredoxin) (This arsenate reductase requires both glutathione and glutaredoxin to convert arsenate to arsenite, after which the efflux transporter formed by ArsA and ArsB can extrude the arsenite from the cell, providing resistance.) codes for the protein MTTIYHNPRCSKSRQTLQLLEEHNIQPDIRLYLQDNPSIEEIKTLLAQLSVTPLELMRTKEATYKELGLNKDSTDEERLQAMHANPSLIERPIVIHNNKAKIGRPPEDVLALFK
- the nfuA gene encoding Fe-S biogenesis protein NfuA; this translates as MNITITDGAQEYLSSLLEKQGVEGIAVRIFIQQPGTPYAETCLAYCRPDEVNETDEILNLPKLKVYIEKMSVNFLDEAFVDYATEKMGGQLTIKAPNAKMPKVTADSSIEDQINYVLYSDINPGLAAHGGEVSLLEVIDGQIAVLKFGGGCQGCSAVDLTLKEGVEKTLIEKVPALTGVKDSTDHTVTDNAFM
- a CDS encoding 3-deoxy-7-phosphoheptulonate synthase; amino-acid sequence: MSNKRLEDLNIASFTSLVTPSQLKKELPVSENVSSHIAESRDIIKNIMDGKDHRLAIVIGPCSIHDPKAALDYATRLKALAEKLDDTLYIIMRAYFEKPRTTVGWKGLINDPNLDGSFDINKGLRIGRKLLIDLAELGLPLATEALDPISPQYIQDLISWSAIGARTTESQTHREMASGLSGPVGFKNGTDGGLTVAINAMQSVSHPHSFLGINEEGQVTVVNTKGNDYGHVVLRGGGGKPNYEAEFVAEAEQELTKAKLKMNIMVDTSHENSSKKPERQITVSENATQQILDGNQSIMGLMIESNIGWGNQKVPANLSDLEYGVSITDACIDWETTEKALTEMANSLRAVLPKRQRV
- the wrbA gene encoding NAD(P)H:quinone oxidoreductase is translated as MTQSAYVLVLFYSRHGSVSTMAKHIARGINKVSGMEAKIRQVPEVSDTTKVAAPALPDDGAPYCTLEELADCSGLAIGSPSYFGSMAAPLKHFIDQTSTLWLTGQLIDKPACGFTSASTMHGGQEQCIYSMMTPLIHHGMVWLGLPYKNKELISTQAGGTPYGASHLADNTHETALTDDEKALCEAQGKRLAEIALKLKK